TAAGCTGCCCGGCCTTGACGAGCGGGCGCCCTATCGACCATAGCCGGGACTACTTTCCCAGCAGGACAGGATCAGGAAATCATGGGTTTCAAATGCGGCATCGTCGGCCTGCCCAATGTCGGCAAGTCGACGCTCTTCAACGCACTGACCAGAACAGCCGCCGCACAGGCAGCCAATTATCCGTTCTGCACCATCGAGCCGAATACCGGAGAGGTGGCAGTTCCTGATCCGCGCCTGAAAAAGATCGCGGCAGCGGCAGGCTCGAAGGAAATAATCCCGACCCGCATCTCCTTTGTCGATATCGCGGGCCTCGTCCGTGGCGCGTCCAAGGGCGAAGGCCTTGGCAACCAGTTCCTCGCCAATATCCGCGAAGTCGATGCCATTGTGCATGTGCTGCGCTGCTTCGAGGACGACGACATCACCCATGTCGAAGGCCGCATCGATCCGGTGGCCGACGCAGAGACGGTCGAGACCGAGCTGATGCTCGCCGATCTGGAAAGTCTCGAACGGCGCATCGTGCAGACGCGCAAGCGCGCGAGCGGCAAGGACAAGGATTCGCTCGCGGTTCTTCCGATGATGGAACAGGCGCTGGAGCTGCTCCAGAACGGCAAGCCGACACGCGTCCTGCTCGATGGCATGGCGGCGGAGGACCTGCGCATCCTGCAGGGCCTCAACCTGCTCACGTCACACCCGGTCCTCTATGTCTGCAACGTTGCTGAAAGCGATGCAGCCGATGGCAACGATCACACCAGAGCCGTCGGGAAGATGGCCGAAGCGCAGGGCGCGCGCGTGGTGATCATTTCCGCTGCGATCGAAGCCGAAGTCGCGCAGCTTCCCGACGAGGAGGCGCAGGAATTCCTGTCATCCATGGGTCTTGAGGAACCGGGGCTGGATCGTCTGATCCGGGCCGGCTACGAGCTTCTGCACCTCATCACCTATTTCACCGCCGGCCCGAAGGAAACGCGCGCCTGGACCATCGAGCGCGGCACCAAGGCCCCGCAGGCGGCTGGTGTCATTCACACCGATTTCGAGCGCGGCTTCATCCGCGCCCAGACCATCGCCTACAATGATTTTGTGACGCTGGGAGGGGAAATCGCGGCCAAGGAAGCCGGGAAGGCGCGTGACGAAGGCAAGGAATATGTCGTTCAGGATGGCGACGTGCTGATGTTCAAGTTCAACACCTGATCCTGCAGGAGCGGCAGTGCCTGTCAGGCTTTGCCGCTCTTCCTGCCCCGCGTCTGCGGCCTTGCCAGCCAGATGCCCCACAGAATGGCAAGGCCTCCAAGCCCCTGAAGCGGGGTTATGGCTTCACCGAAGACAAGCCAAGCAAGCGCCGAAGCCACCACGGCTTCCATGAAGATCACCAGCGACGAGAACATCGAAGGCAG
This genomic stretch from Aquamicrobium lusatiense harbors:
- the ychF gene encoding redox-regulated ATPase YchF, which gives rise to MGFKCGIVGLPNVGKSTLFNALTRTAAAQAANYPFCTIEPNTGEVAVPDPRLKKIAAAAGSKEIIPTRISFVDIAGLVRGASKGEGLGNQFLANIREVDAIVHVLRCFEDDDITHVEGRIDPVADAETVETELMLADLESLERRIVQTRKRASGKDKDSLAVLPMMEQALELLQNGKPTRVLLDGMAAEDLRILQGLNLLTSHPVLYVCNVAESDAADGNDHTRAVGKMAEAQGARVVIISAAIEAEVAQLPDEEAQEFLSSMGLEEPGLDRLIRAGYELLHLITYFTAGPKETRAWTIERGTKAPQAAGVIHTDFERGFIRAQTIAYNDFVTLGGEIAAKEAGKARDEGKEYVVQDGDVLMFKFNT